From one Verrucomicrobiota bacterium genomic stretch:
- a CDS encoding alkaline phosphatase D family protein, which yields MHTRREFLKLISSGYFVFTASALPFAGCRRVATDKPKRFTFPQGVASADPQPDSIVLWTHVLDTEGKQEAIHLTLQVCHDETFESVLVEQNVEAQNERDHTVRVALNGLDSQTTYYYRFIASDDSVSPIGRTWTAPRHEDEVELSVAVASCQHYMFGYFSAYRRLINDDADAADDRKIDLIIHTGDFLYETTFADVPDLNGQERNLTNSDGTERTVLPFPDGEKVKNGTMSAISLNDFRHLYQKYISDPDLMEARRLFPFVYVWDDHELVNDYWQSHLKDTVYQNRKVDANQAWFEYMPCALNTAWEGPMGENHAKDFEHPGQLKDVQEPDFDDDYLNLEPNNLKAIHSIAIYRSLRWGKLVDLFAIDGRSYRGDRGVPNEILSAGLVPYPSDPLDPAFVETMNAGRTANNGNPPDTVIYEGKVVENVRKTAPVGSLLGRKQKGWLKGSLEQSSAVWKTIINNTPFMRFGFDVSFKEGGTKGGIFWSDSWDGYPIERREMMNYIKDQKLANVVSLTGDRHAHYAGYIYDDYEGENPQAVIPEFACAGISAPCRMVVQNSVTQDNEDLADLVVGDGEALGYYNKMAPTLNAWLIHGALAAKAMAKGEMEDAERKKRDDINPHMHYADNDAYGFLLARYTKEKLEVEFVTIPEPVRKFGNDGPPAIRKVTYSVDRWKSGEKPELNLVKVEGEEPVMGIRS from the coding sequence ATGCATACGCGCCGCGAATTCCTAAAGCTCATTTCTTCTGGTTACTTCGTATTTACAGCCTCGGCATTGCCTTTTGCGGGTTGTCGTCGCGTCGCCACCGATAAGCCTAAACGATTTACTTTCCCTCAGGGGGTCGCTTCGGCGGATCCACAGCCTGACTCAATTGTTTTGTGGACCCATGTTCTGGATACAGAAGGAAAACAGGAAGCTATTCATCTCACTCTACAAGTCTGCCATGACGAAACATTTGAGTCTGTCTTGGTAGAACAAAACGTGGAGGCTCAGAATGAGAGAGACCATACGGTTCGCGTAGCACTAAATGGATTGGACTCGCAAACGACATACTATTATCGCTTCATTGCTTCTGATGACAGCGTCAGTCCGATAGGCAGAACTTGGACTGCTCCCAGGCATGAGGATGAAGTTGAACTCTCAGTCGCTGTGGCTTCATGCCAGCATTACATGTTTGGATATTTCAGCGCCTATCGGCGATTGATCAATGACGACGCAGATGCAGCCGATGACAGAAAAATAGACCTGATTATTCACACAGGAGATTTTCTATATGAAACTACTTTTGCGGACGTTCCGGACTTAAACGGCCAGGAGAGAAACCTGACTAATTCAGATGGTACCGAGCGAACGGTCTTGCCGTTTCCAGATGGTGAGAAAGTGAAGAACGGAACGATGAGTGCAATATCCCTCAACGATTTCCGCCATTTATATCAGAAATACATTTCCGATCCTGATCTCATGGAAGCAAGGCGGCTTTTTCCATTCGTCTATGTTTGGGATGATCATGAGTTGGTAAATGACTACTGGCAGTCACACCTCAAAGATACTGTTTATCAAAACCGAAAGGTAGACGCCAACCAGGCATGGTTTGAATACATGCCTTGTGCATTGAATACGGCCTGGGAGGGTCCCATGGGTGAAAATCACGCCAAGGATTTTGAACACCCAGGCCAGTTGAAAGATGTTCAGGAACCGGATTTTGATGACGATTATTTAAACCTGGAACCCAACAACCTGAAGGCCATCCATTCGATCGCAATCTATAGATCATTAAGGTGGGGAAAGTTGGTAGATCTTTTCGCCATCGATGGGCGAAGCTATCGAGGAGATCGTGGAGTTCCTAATGAAATCCTTTCAGCTGGACTAGTACCCTATCCCTCAGATCCCCTGGACCCGGCTTTTGTGGAAACGATGAATGCCGGTAGAACAGCGAATAACGGCAACCCTCCGGATACAGTGATCTACGAAGGAAAGGTGGTTGAGAATGTGCGAAAAACCGCTCCAGTCGGATCACTGCTCGGTCGTAAGCAAAAAGGGTGGCTGAAAGGTTCGCTCGAGCAAAGCAGCGCCGTGTGGAAGACCATTATAAACAACACCCCTTTTATGCGTTTTGGTTTTGATGTATCGTTTAAAGAAGGAGGAACGAAAGGAGGGATCTTCTGGTCCGACTCCTGGGATGGCTACCCCATCGAACGTCGAGAAATGATGAATTACATCAAAGACCAAAAATTGGCTAACGTGGTGTCCTTGACGGGTGATCGCCACGCACATTACGCGGGATATATTTACGACGATTACGAGGGAGAAAATCCGCAAGCGGTTATCCCCGAGTTTGCCTGTGCCGGTATCAGTGCACCTTGCCGAATGGTCGTTCAGAATTCTGTCACTCAGGATAATGAAGATTTGGCTGACCTCGTCGTAGGAGATGGAGAAGCGCTTGGCTACTACAACAAAATGGCACCGACATTAAATGCCTGGTTGATCCACGGAGCGCTTGCTGCGAAGGCGATGGCCAAGGGGGAGATGGAGGATGCAGAAAGGAAGAAGCGCGACGATATAAATCCTCACATGCACTATGCAGACAATGACGCATACGGTTTTCTGCTGGCACGCTATACGAAGGAAAAGCTGGAAGTGGAATTTGTCACGATCCCGGAACCCGTACGAAAATTTGGAAACGATGGACCTCCTGCTATAAGGAAGGTTACCTATTCAGTTGACAGATGGAAGTCAGGCGAAAAACCCGAACTCAATCTTGTCAAGGTGGAGGGCGAGGAGCCTGTGATGGGAATAAGGAGCTGA
- a CDS encoding SurA N-terminal domain-containing protein, whose translation MTNPLKMKAFYQALLMGTMAFHFLGCTAQNPKVNAQQAIVKVNSRTLTLKDFSNRLGRRLKDLDSLSAKSSENLGFIKEEIIKNFITRSLVLDYADSKGLSVSNQELDSEAARLRASYPDDVTFRRTLAEENISFSEWQEQLKARLIEKKVFDLISEKIKAPSTEELRLYYQQNLESFKTKERVYLRQIVVEEHNPHLSGYAAKKQIPISSNKREILRKIDFSDAMWPIIMPSSSNTVHH comes from the coding sequence ATGACTAATCCTTTGAAAATGAAAGCCTTCTATCAAGCTCTACTCATGGGTACGATGGCTTTTCATTTTTTGGGATGCACGGCTCAAAATCCAAAGGTCAATGCTCAGCAAGCAATTGTGAAAGTCAATTCGCGCACTTTGACGCTCAAAGATTTTTCAAACAGATTGGGTCGTCGCCTTAAAGATTTAGATTCGTTATCTGCAAAAAGCAGCGAGAATTTAGGTTTTATTAAAGAAGAGATCATTAAAAATTTTATTACTCGGTCTTTGGTGCTGGATTATGCAGATTCGAAAGGCCTTAGTGTTTCAAATCAAGAACTCGATTCAGAGGCCGCTCGGCTGCGGGCATCTTATCCAGATGATGTCACTTTTAGAAGGACTCTTGCCGAAGAAAATATTTCTTTTAGCGAGTGGCAAGAACAGTTAAAGGCACGCTTAATTGAAAAAAAGGTTTTTGATCTCATCTCAGAGAAAATCAAAGCTCCCAGCACCGAAGAACTCAGACTTTATTATCAACAGAACTTAGAAAGCTTTAAGACCAAAGAGCGTGTTTATTTGCGGCAAATTGTTGTTGAAGAACACAACCCCCACCTCAGCGGCTATGCCGCTAAAAAGCAAATTCCTATCAGTTCAAATAAACGGGAGATCCTCCGGAAGATTGACTTTTCAGATGCTATGTGGCCAATAATAATGCCCTCATCCTCTAATACCGTTCACCACTAA